The genomic window GGCCGAGGACAGGCTTTGGCTGCCAACCCACACACCAGCGGTGAGGGCGGCGGACTGCTTCACAAACGATCGACGCGATGAACCGCGGTTCGATTTTGGCGATGGTGCCATGCATAAACTCCGGATGCGAGAAAACTTGAAAGGTGGGAAATTCGTGGGGAGGACACCGGGTGATTTCGGTGCTCCGCACTACAATAACAGCTGCGGATACGCCAAACAATCATTTGTGCCCCTCTGGTCGCCCTAAACCCGGGTTTTCGACTAAACTGCCCCTGCTACCCGCTTCACCCTCCCCCCAATCCCTCGCCATCGCTACGGAGCCTTTTTTCGTGAGCAGATCGATCGCCCTGTTAACGCGTTTCCTCTCTTGTCCCCCGATGTGTGTCCTCGCCGTGCTGGCGACGACCGCGGGATGCCAGGAAAATGTCCGTCTCCCAGCCACCCAAACGACTCAAGCGGAACTGAAAAAAACCCCCAATCCGGTGACCCCCAAGCCGTACCCGCTGACCTCTGGGTCCGTCGCCCAGCCGGCCGGTAGCTCGACGCCAGCACCCCAGCCGGAACCGCCCAAACCGGCCGCTCCGGTGCAATCGGCCGACGCCGTCGCCGCCCTGGAAGCCGCCAACTATTCGCTGACCAAGAACGACGACGGGCAAGTTGTTGAATTGAAAATTGGCACCGATAAAGACGTCAGCGAATCGTTCCAACACTTCAGCGGCGTTCCCCACGTCGAAATCGCTCGCCTGTCCGGCCCCGGAATCAGCGACGAAGGCTTGTCGGCGCTGCTGGACCTGCCCAACCTGAAACGGCTGGACCTGACCGACGCGGCGATCACCGACGAAGCACTCAAGACGGTTGGCAAGCTGGACAAGCTGGAAGCCCTGTTCCTCCGCCGAACCGGTATCTCCGACGACGGTCTGGCCTCGCTGACCGACCTGCCCAAGCTTCGCGCGATCGACGTCCGCAACAGCAACATCGCCGATGCCGGCCTGGACCACTTGGCCAAAATCAAAACCCTGGCCGACATCCAGCTGGAAAAATCCAAGGTCACCGACGCCGGCATCGCCAAACTGGCGGATCTTAAGCTGAAGTCGATCAACGTCAACTACTGCACCTCGATCAGCGACAAGTCCTTGAAGCTGTTTGGCACCATGCCCACGCTGGAATCCATCCAAATGGACTCCTGCAAAATCAGCGACGAAGGCATGCCGGCCCTGGCCAATCTGCCCAAACTGAAACGCTTGCGAATCCGCGATACCGACGTCACCGGTGAAGGTTTCAAACACATCGCTAACCTGGACAAACTGGACCGTCTGGAACTGCGTGGCACCTCGATCGATAACGAAGGCGTGGCCATCGTCGCGGCCCTGCCCAACGTCACATTCCTGGACATGAGCGAATGTCGCTTGATCGACGCCGAAGGTTTCGTGCCGCTGAAAAAGCTGACCAAACTGCGGTTGCTAGGACTTTGGGAAACCAAAATCGATGACGCCGCGATCGCTGAACTGGGCGGCTTGACCGAATTGGAAGACGTCGATCTGAAGTCGACCCCGATCACCGATGCGGCTACCGAAACGCTGACCAAATTCACCAAGCTGAAACGCTTGAACGTGGCCGGCACTCAGTTAACCGACGAGAGCATTCGTCAGTTGGCGGCGCTGCCCAACCTGCGGTACTTAAACATCGCCAACAACTCCAACATCGGCTTCGATGTGATCGACGAGTTGACCGAAAAGTATGAAGACCTGAACCTGGTCGAATACGAAAGCGGCTGATCCGGCGGCGTGGGGCGACGAAAAGTCGCCCAGGCGTTTACATCAAACGGCGTGTGTACAGCAACCACTCGGCCGCCAGCAATCCTAAGGCGGCCAGCAGCAACCATCGCCACAATTCGCCTCGGGCGGCGACTTCGCCACTGCCCTCTTCCGCTCGCAAGATCGCATTCTCGCGAGCTTCATCGATGATCTTGATGCGATCGCCGGAGCGGACGCGACTGCCCGCGGCGGCAGGGGCGTCGTTCTTGCGGACGACACCGCTCTCCAACCAAGACTTGATCTGCGGTTCGGTGCCTGCGTCCAGAGCCAGCATGGCGGCCGCAATCGCATCGCCGTCTTCCGCTTCGGTGACCACGTATTCGGTATCAAATTGCGCCACCGGACCGATCTGCCGGACCGCGGCTCGCTCCAAACGGCTTTCCTGAACGTCAAACAGGTTGATCGTGAATACGCCCAGCGGCAGCCCCTGCTTTGACAACGAATACATGCCCGGCTGATCGGTATCAGAGATCGAAACGTGGCCGCCCGGGCTGACGGGCACCGTCAGTTTGCGGCCCGTGGGCGTGGTTAGGTCCACCGTTTTCAAGCGGTTGTCGACGCGCATCGCCACGGTTTCGCCGGGAGGATACGAGGCGGTCGAGCTGGAATCGACCGCGCCGCCCAAGTGCCGCAAGATGTTCAGCACGAACACCGGCCAGCTGCGTTGGACCGGCCAGTCGCTGTTGAATACCGATCCCTCCGGCGTGCTCGACAGGATCTCAAATCCGATCACCAAATCCTGGTAGCCGTCGCGTGGCGAGAGGACCATCATGGGCCCGCTGTCGGCGGTTAACAATTCGACGCTGTTTTTCGGAGGGACCAAGGGCTGGCCTTCCACGATTTGCAGCGAATAAAGTTCCAAGAACCGCATCACCGGGTGCGTGCGGTCGATATCGATCAACAGCACGGGCGAAGTCAACTCGTCCTGCTGCCAATCGACCGGCGGCAGCGAGCCGATGAACACGGTGCTGGAAATCGGCATTTGTTCCGGGGCGCAGCGATCGTAGATGACCAAATCATCTAGTCCCCCCGCGGCCCGTTCCTTATACTTGTCGCTTTCCAGATACGAGGGCGGCACGGTTTCCAGCAGGCAGACTTTCGCCGCTGCAGGCGTTTGCAGCGCCAACTCCAGCGGTCGGTTTCCAGGCGAAACCAACAGCACGGACACCATCCGCATCGGAGCGATTCCCGCGTAGGCCGTATTGTCGATCGGCAAATCATCGCGGATCACCGGCGTGCCGTTTTCGTCCGTCACGTCCAGCACCAGTTTTAATTCGGCCGCGTCGGCGGTCTGCAGTTTAAACGGGGCCCCAACTTCCTCACCGGCCGGAATATCCAATTCGATGGCGTCCTGAAACTGCCCGTCCAGATACAGCGTCGCGTTTAAAAGCTGTGGCTCTTTGCCCGTATTGGCGACCCGTGCAAAGGCTTCCACGTCTTCGGGCGTTTCCGGATTTCGCTGGGCGCTGAACGCCACGATGGCGACGTTGGCGGCGTCTTCGGTGCCCACCGGCACATAGGTCGCTTTCAAATTTTCCAAGTCAAAATTGGTGACGTTGGGGAACCCGCCGTCGGAGTAAATCAGCAACTCCGCCGGCATCGCATCGGCAACCTGGTAATCCTGCACATCGCCGGCTTCGCTGGTTCGGTTGGGGTTGGCCAACCCGGCGGCGGCCTTTAACGCGTCGTACAAATTGGTGGGGCGATCGGTCTGCGTGGCCCGCTCCAGTGCTTCGCGGAGCCGGTTGCGGTCGGAGGTGAACGACTGCAGCACGTCGGCTCGGTCGTTAAAAGCGATCAGCATGGCCACGTCGGTATCGTCCATGCGGTCGATGCGTTCGCGGATTTTGCGTTTGGCCGCTTCAAAACGTGAACCGTCTTCGCCCACGTCGGTGGCTCGCATGCTGGCCGAGGTATCAAGCAGCAGCACCAGCCGTTCGTCTTGCTGATCGCTGCTCTGCCATCCGGGGCGCAGCAGCGCCAGCGCCGCCATCGCGATTACCAATAATTGCAGCAGTAACAATAGGCTGCGCCGCAGCCGTTGCAGCAGGCTGTTGACGTGCAGGTCCTCGATCGTTCGCGACCACAAAAACGTGCTGGGCACCGTCATCGGTTGCCGCCGCAGTTTCAGGAAGTACAGCAGAATGATGCCCACCGGCACCAGACCCAAAACCACCCATTGCCAGGGAAACAAGGCCGGCAGATAGTTCATCTCACGACTCCCCGTTCACGCAGGTACCGCGTCACCAGCTCATCGACCGGCATATCGGTTCTCGCCAATAAATAGGTGATCGAACGCCGACTGCAGAAAGTGCGAGCGGTGTCGATAAAGGCGGACACTGTTTTTTTGTAGCGTTCCAGCAGGACGCGATTGATCGTCACTTCGGCTTGATCCCCGTCTTCGCTGTCGACCAGTCGCAGGTCGCCCTGCAGTGGCGGGTCGATTTCCTCGGGCGCGAGCAAATGCACCACATACACGTCCATGCGGCGGCTCAACAAAATCCGCAACGCCTGTTCGTAACCCTGCTTGTCCAGCAGGTCGGTGATTAAAACGGCAATCCCCGTACCGGTGTTGCGATGGGAAAAATTCTTCACGCCCTCATACAGAGAACTGTTTTCGCCGGGCTGGATGCTGTCCAGGTATTGCAGCATTCGCCACAAGTTTGATTTGCCCCGCATCACCGGCGCCCGGTCGCCCTGAGCTCCCAGGGCGGCGATTTTTACCCGGTCAGCACGACACAGGCCGACGTATCCCAGACAAGCGGCCAATTGTTTGGCCACATGCAGCTTGGTGGGATCGCCAAAGTTCATCGACTCACTGGCATCGATCAGAGCAAAAAAGTGCAGGTCTTCCTCTTCCAGGAACAGTTTCAGGAACAACTGATCCAGGCGGGCGTAGAGGTTCCAGTCGATCTGCCGCAAATCATCGCCAGCCACGTAATTGCGAAAATCCGCGAACTCGACACTCTGGCCTTTGCGTTTACTGCGACGCTCGCCCTTCATCCGCCCCCGAAAAACTTGGCGAGAGACCAGTTCCAGTCGCTCCAGTCGAGCGATCAAATCGGGCGGCAGAAGATCGGTGGCAACAGCAGGCATAGGGCGACTTTAAGGCGGACGCGGGGCCAGAGGAGCAGGATGCTGACTATCTTACCGGCTGCCGCAGCGGATTCCCAGTATCGGCAGTAACCGGCGCCGTAGCTACGCTCGCCAGAGCGTGGACGGAGCGGGTTGACCGCCTGACGCAACTATGCGCTGAGGACCACCGTCGGGCGACGGTAGCTACGCTGCGCCCGGTGTTACGCTGCGCCGGGTGCTATGGCGCACCGGGCGCTACGGGGCGCCGGGCAGTTTCTTGGCCGTTGGATCGCTGGGCGGTTTGTCCAAGGCCAAAAGCGCAAACAGATCCGCGATCTCTTGGGCCGTTAACTGCTTCTCCAGTTCCTCGGGCATCATCGACACGTCGTTAATCTTGTAGACCTCGATGTCGTCTCGCGAAATCGACTCCTGCTTGCCGCCTTGAACCTTTAACACCACCCGCTGCTTGGATTCCTCAACCGCCAATCCGGTTAACACGCGGCCGTCGACCGTCACGATCGTGCGAGCCTGATAACCGGGGCCGATCACGGCCGACGGATCCAAGACGTTGTGCAGCAATTGATTCCAATCGTTGCGGCCGTTGCGGGTGATGTCCGGTCCGACCGCCGCGCCTTTTCCGTAAATCTGATGGCATTGCCCACAGACCTTATTAAAAGCCGTCTGGCCTGCGACCGGATCTCCTTGGGACTCGGCGAGCCGTTGGCGGTATGCAGCGATGACCTTTGAGCGGTCACTGCGGTGAGCCGTTCGCACCGTGCCATACACCTGGCCGACCAACGTTTGCACCTCCGCATCAGGCAGCGAAGCGATGCGGCGCAATTGGTTTAGGTTCAGGGCCTGCGACGCTATTTTTTCATCGGCGATATGGGACAGCAGACGCTCCGTCCAAACAGCTCGCTGCGTCAATAACTCGATGACTTTGGGCTGCACGTCGGACGACAAACGGGGATAAATCTGCAGCAACACTTCCGCGATTTTGGCAATGCGAACCGTTCCCAGTTGATCGATCACCGCCGCCTGGAACGCTTCGGGCGTGGACGCATCTAACAACACCTCACGCAGGCTGGCAAACAGTTCCGGGCTATCGGCAAAGATCAAAGTCTGCAGGGCGGATACCCGCTCAGCCGTTGAACGCTGAGGGTCGGCAAAGATTCCAGCCGCCTGTTTCTGTCCCGCCGGATCGCCCCACATCGCCGACAGCAACAGAGCTTCGGTGGAACCGTCATCGATCAACCGCCGCAACCCGGCACCTGCGGAAGCGACCAACTGGCGACGTTGTTCAGGCTCAAAACGCCCCTCGCGCGTTTGCTCACTCATCGCCTTCACCACCGCAAAACGCAACTTAGCCGGCATCTCGGGCTGCAATGCTTCCGCTACTGCGTGGCCGATTACCGGCAGATTTTTCTCTGAGGCGTCGCACAGCACCGCGAGCATCCGCGGCAGGATCTGCTCCGCCGCCGATTTGTCTTTGATCGCCAACAAGCCATTGACGGTCGCCTGCGGTGCCTCTTGCACGCGATTCAACAACGCGTTGTGAGCGATGTGCGTGATCGTGTCGTCTGGTTCGCTGTGCCGTAAACATTTGCATACCAAAGCCGCTTGGTCCGCGGGGGCCAGCGAGGTTTTGCCGACGGCCACGATCGTTTGCAGCCGGACGCGGGGATGCAGGTTCTCGCGGGCGGCCAGGGCTGCCAATTTTTCGGCCACCGCCGATTCATCGCCGTATCGATCACCGAGAGCGCGAACGGCCCAAGCGGCGACCACGGGATCGCGGTCCTCACACCATCGCAATAGTTCAGCGGGACGGTGGTGTTGGCTGCCGAGCCATGCCCACAGCGCGTGATGACGCCAAACAGCCGGCCGCTGGGGATCGCTGACGATGCGAGCCAAGTTCTGAGCGGTCTGGTGGTCGGCTCTTTCGGCCAAGACCCGTTGCGCGTGCTGACGCCAAAAAATATTAGGGTCGTTTAAACGTCGAATCAACTGCTCGTCGGTTTCCTGCTGCAAGTCAAACGCCGGCGCGGCCGGCGTGTCATGGTAACGTACCCGGTACAGTCGGCCGTGCCCGCGATCGACGCCTTCGGGATCGGCGTTGGCGTCCTGGTAGCAGTGGTAGCGATCGTACCAGTCCAACACATACAAGCAGCCATCGGGACCGACGCCTTGAGCGACGGGCATGAACCACACGTCGTTGGCCGTCAGAAAGTCTTCACGAGGCGTTGCAAAATAGCTGGCACCGCGAGCTTCGGCGGCGTCCACGTTCAGACACCCCGCGTGCACGTTGCCCATGTAGAAGCGGTTGCTGTACTGCGTCGGGTAGGCGTCGCTGTCAAAATGGACGATGCCACAGTAAGCCGCTTTCTGATGCTTATGCTTGACGATCGACTGCATCGGCCAAGTGTGCGCGGGATACGGGCCGCCCTGACGTTTGTAATAGCCGGTTTCCGAAATGTGCCACAGGTGATCGATCACGCAAGCCGAAAGAAAGAAATCACCGGCCGGATTGATGGCGATGCCCCAAGGATTGCTGGTGCCCTCGGCGAAGACTTCAAACTCCAGCGTCCGCGGATCGACTCGCCATACCGCACAGGTGAAATTCCATGCTTCCTGGCCCGGTTGGTAGTTAGGGTTTTCTTTGGTGTAGCGGACGCGACTGTGATTGAACACGCCGTTTAAACCGTACAGGTACCCGTCCGGTCCCCAGGTAAATGCGTTGGGCAATTCGTGTGTGTCGGTGCGTCCGAAGCCGGTGACCACGCGGATCGTTTGGTCGGCTTTCAAGTCGCCATCGGTGTCTTTCAGCAGCAATAGGTCCGGCGAGTTGGCCACCCACACACCGCCGTGGCCGACTTGGATGCCCGAAGGGATATTCAAGCCTTCCGCGAACACGGTGACTTTATCGACCACGCCATCACGATCGATATCCTCCAGCACCTTGATGCGGTCGCGGCCCGGACCGGGTTTGCGCCGCGGGTATTCAAAACTTTCCGTGACCCAAAAACGCCCCTGATCGTCGATGCACATCGCCACCGGGTTCATCAGTTGCGGCTCGGAGGCCACGAGTTGAACCGAAAACCCGTCGGGCACCTGCATCTTCCGCAGCGCTTCGGCGGGCGACAATGGCGGACCGGGTGGCGCGTCCTGACGGCGGGGAATCCGCAGTTCGTCGGCCTGGATGACGGCCGACAGAGATGCCAAGCACAGGACCAAGGCAACTTTTAGGGTTTGCATCGTGACACAGGGGTAGAAAAGGTGGGAAGTTTTCAAACGAGGAACCACTAGTCTAATGCCGGGAGAGGGGGAGAGGGGGAGAGGGGGAGAGGGGGAGTGGGGAGTCTCAAGTCTCAAGTCTCAAGTCTCAAGTCTCAAATCTCAAATCTCAAATCTCAAATCTCAAATCTCGCCACTCGCTACTCGCCACTCGCTACTCGCTACTCGATCTGCTGGTCGGGGCGCCGGAGGGCGGCTGGGTTATATTGTGGGTTTTGCGAAGCACGTCCAAAGTCTGGCGACTTCGGCTACGAGAGAGACTGGCGAATTCGGCTACGAATATGTTTGAATGCTTGGTTAGTTTGGGTTCCAACCTGGGGGACCGCCGCACGTTGCTGGTCGACGCTGCGCGCCGCTTGGCGGCCCACGCCGACGTTGTGGACTTTCGCGCCAGCCGTTTATATACCACGCCGCCGATCGGCGGGCCGGGCGGGCAGGAGCCGTTTCTAAATGCGGTGGCGGCGTTCCGCACGCCCGCGGCGGCTCGGGACGTGCTCGGCTGGTTGCAAGAGATCGAACAGGAATTGGGCCGGCAACGCAAAATCCGCTGGGACGCGCGTTCGATCGATTTGGACGTGGTGTTGTACGGCGATCTGACCGGCGGCGGTTCGGATCTGATCGTCCCCCATCCGCGTTATACCGCTCGCCTGTTTGTGCTGCTCCCCGCTTGTGACGTCGTGCCGCAGTGGCAGGACCCGCGGTTTGGTTGGACGATCGAAAGGCTGACCCAACATCTGCAGGCCGCCGCGCCTTCGCTGGCTCTGGTCGGTGGCGATGTGGCTGTGCGAAATCGCTTGAGCCAACAAGTGGCCGAACAATTGGGAATCCGCTGGTTTGCCGCCCCCACGCTGCCGGCCACAGCGGCTCTGACGGCCAACGCACCGGCCCACAGCGGCCAGTACGCCGGCGGCACAGCGAGCGAACTGAACATCGACGTGGCCAACGACGAACGCTGGATCGCCGCCGCCGCACCGCCGTTGCCCAGCACCGCTGCCGGCTTCGACAGCGGCCGCAACCGCTGGCCTCGGTTGGTCGTGCGATTGCAGCAGACCGACGCTGAACATCGCTGGCCGGCACCGCACCAAATCTGGCCGCGCGGCGGCGACTGGCCCGAATACCGGCTGGAAATTGACGACCGACAATGGGCGCTGCAAGAGTTGGTTTCCGCGTTCGACTCGCTGCAGTGTTCGGTTGAGCCCGCCAGTGAAGATGGAAACTGGTACGTCGAATGACAGGCTACGAGGGTGCGCCGACTTCGCGGATCCAACCGCGAACTTGGGGGCTGAGTCCGCAGACCAGCAGCACGCAGACCACGGCGGCCAGCGGTCCGCTGATGATCGTGGCCGGCAACAGCGTCACCCACAGCAAGCTGCTGTCCCAGCGGTAACCGGTAGACCGCATTCCGACCCAGATTCCTAGCAACACGACCAGATGCGATAGCGCCGTCGCCACCACCGCACCGTGCAAACCGTAACGTGGCAACAACCACAGATTCAGTCCCAAATTGACCGCCAACCCCAGGGCCAGCGACCAGCCAACCCACTTGCCGCGTTCGGCCACCCACAAATAGT from Roseimaritima ulvae includes these protein-coding regions:
- a CDS encoding leucine-rich repeat domain-containing protein, which produces MCVLAVLATTAGCQENVRLPATQTTQAELKKTPNPVTPKPYPLTSGSVAQPAGSSTPAPQPEPPKPAAPVQSADAVAALEAANYSLTKNDDGQVVELKIGTDKDVSESFQHFSGVPHVEIARLSGPGISDEGLSALLDLPNLKRLDLTDAAITDEALKTVGKLDKLEALFLRRTGISDDGLASLTDLPKLRAIDVRNSNIADAGLDHLAKIKTLADIQLEKSKVTDAGIAKLADLKLKSINVNYCTSISDKSLKLFGTMPTLESIQMDSCKISDEGMPALANLPKLKRLRIRDTDVTGEGFKHIANLDKLDRLELRGTSIDNEGVAIVAALPNVTFLDMSECRLIDAEGFVPLKKLTKLRLLGLWETKIDDAAIAELGGLTELEDVDLKSTPITDAATETLTKFTKLKRLNVAGTQLTDESIRQLAALPNLRYLNIANNSNIGFDVIDELTEKYEDLNLVEYESG
- a CDS encoding PVC-type heme-binding CxxCH protein, yielding MQTLKVALVLCLASLSAVIQADELRIPRRQDAPPGPPLSPAEALRKMQVPDGFSVQLVASEPQLMNPVAMCIDDQGRFWVTESFEYPRRKPGPGRDRIKVLEDIDRDGVVDKVTVFAEGLNIPSGIQVGHGGVWVANSPDLLLLKDTDGDLKADQTIRVVTGFGRTDTHELPNAFTWGPDGYLYGLNGVFNHSRVRYTKENPNYQPGQEAWNFTCAVWRVDPRTLEFEVFAEGTSNPWGIAINPAGDFFLSACVIDHLWHISETGYYKRQGGPYPAHTWPMQSIVKHKHQKAAYCGIVHFDSDAYPTQYSNRFYMGNVHAGCLNVDAAEARGASYFATPREDFLTANDVWFMPVAQGVGPDGCLYVLDWYDRYHCYQDANADPEGVDRGHGRLYRVRYHDTPAAPAFDLQQETDEQLIRRLNDPNIFWRQHAQRVLAERADHQTAQNLARIVSDPQRPAVWRHHALWAWLGSQHHRPAELLRWCEDRDPVVAAWAVRALGDRYGDESAVAEKLAALAARENLHPRVRLQTIVAVGKTSLAPADQAALVCKCLRHSEPDDTITHIAHNALLNRVQEAPQATVNGLLAIKDKSAAEQILPRMLAVLCDASEKNLPVIGHAVAEALQPEMPAKLRFAVVKAMSEQTREGRFEPEQRRQLVASAGAGLRRLIDDGSTEALLLSAMWGDPAGQKQAAGIFADPQRSTAERVSALQTLIFADSPELFASLREVLLDASTPEAFQAAVIDQLGTVRIAKIAEVLLQIYPRLSSDVQPKVIELLTQRAVWTERLLSHIADEKIASQALNLNQLRRIASLPDAEVQTLVGQVYGTVRTAHRSDRSKVIAAYRQRLAESQGDPVAGQTAFNKVCGQCHQIYGKGAAVGPDITRNGRNDWNQLLHNVLDPSAVIGPGYQARTIVTVDGRVLTGLAVEESKQRVVLKVQGGKQESISRDDIEVYKINDVSMMPEELEKQLTAQEIADLFALLALDKPPSDPTAKKLPGAP
- the folK gene encoding 2-amino-4-hydroxy-6-hydroxymethyldihydropteridine diphosphokinase → MFECLVSLGSNLGDRRTLLVDAARRLAAHADVVDFRASRLYTTPPIGGPGGQEPFLNAVAAFRTPAAARDVLGWLQEIEQELGRQRKIRWDARSIDLDVVLYGDLTGGGSDLIVPHPRYTARLFVLLPACDVVPQWQDPRFGWTIERLTQHLQAAAPSLALVGGDVAVRNRLSQQVAEQLGIRWFAAPTLPATAALTANAPAHSGQYAGGTASELNIDVANDERWIAAAAPPLPSTAAGFDSGRNRWPRLVVRLQQTDAEHRWPAPHQIWPRGGDWPEYRLEIDDRQWALQELVSAFDSLQCSVEPASEDGNWYVE
- a CDS encoding DUF58 domain-containing protein produces the protein MPAVATDLLPPDLIARLERLELVSRQVFRGRMKGERRSKRKGQSVEFADFRNYVAGDDLRQIDWNLYARLDQLFLKLFLEEEDLHFFALIDASESMNFGDPTKLHVAKQLAACLGYVGLCRADRVKIAALGAQGDRAPVMRGKSNLWRMLQYLDSIQPGENSSLYEGVKNFSHRNTGTGIAVLITDLLDKQGYEQALRILLSRRMDVYVVHLLAPEEIDPPLQGDLRLVDSEDGDQAEVTINRVLLERYKKTVSAFIDTARTFCSRRSITYLLARTDMPVDELVTRYLRERGVVR
- a CDS encoding VWA domain-containing protein; the encoded protein is MNYLPALFPWQWVVLGLVPVGIILLYFLKLRRQPMTVPSTFLWSRTIEDLHVNSLLQRLRRSLLLLLQLLVIAMAALALLRPGWQSSDQQDERLVLLLDTSASMRATDVGEDGSRFEAAKRKIRERIDRMDDTDVAMLIAFNDRADVLQSFTSDRNRLREALERATQTDRPTNLYDALKAAAGLANPNRTSEAGDVQDYQVADAMPAELLIYSDGGFPNVTNFDLENLKATYVPVGTEDAANVAIVAFSAQRNPETPEDVEAFARVANTGKEPQLLNATLYLDGQFQDAIELDIPAGEEVGAPFKLQTADAAELKLVLDVTDENGTPVIRDDLPIDNTAYAGIAPMRMVSVLLVSPGNRPLELALQTPAAAKVCLLETVPPSYLESDKYKERAAGGLDDLVIYDRCAPEQMPISSTVFIGSLPPVDWQQDELTSPVLLIDIDRTHPVMRFLELYSLQIVEGQPLVPPKNSVELLTADSGPMMVLSPRDGYQDLVIGFEILSSTPEGSVFNSDWPVQRSWPVFVLNILRHLGGAVDSSSTASYPPGETVAMRVDNRLKTVDLTTPTGRKLTVPVSPGGHVSISDTDQPGMYSLSKQGLPLGVFTINLFDVQESRLERAAVRQIGPVAQFDTEYVVTEAEDGDAIAAAMLALDAGTEPQIKSWLESGVVRKNDAPAAAGSRVRSGDRIKIIDEARENAILRAEEGSGEVAARGELWRWLLLAALGLLAAEWLLYTRRLM